A stretch of the Streptomyces sp. NBC_00078 genome encodes the following:
- a CDS encoding bifunctional glycosyltransferase 87/phosphatase PAP2 family protein: MANVEHSGRPAKAFGAMAVGAVGGRLRVARLGLWLVAAVLAVRQVAVVLSTPRGERLTDLETWVGPNGVLHVKGSLYDSTQFTGTPFGGLVLKPLTRAAEQALGWGWTFGTLLLVVALGLVVARALPQPVSRRTSLLAAPVAVSLLMLSLPVRNALWLGQTSIIPVLLVLVGCFAVRGERACGVLIGLAAALQPTVLLFAPLLWFTDRRRAALSTGITFVACTALAWAAMPHDSYTYWVHHMAGTGLGGKADDLANQSLHGALLRLGLEGPLEIVLFFTLGTAVAVLGVRRAVRYARDGQLLLAVAITGCAAIAVSPTTWQHQLLWVLLAVVGRVGRRASDRYVWPVAVVLVMTLPARMMLPNMSQMYALRDNVVLLAALLAATVIPFLSRTSEYYRSPIPTEYAPAVPARLKHVPLLPFLRRVLTRPNLLLELLLIRVTYAAYQKVRLAATGGSNSEGRATAEHHGHQILDLERWLHIDVEHWVNHAVVKVGWLRDFFDFYYESFHFVVPLTVLAVLYWRRPVDYRWARAALGFATLLALVGFWLYPLAPPRLLPGLGVIDTVHGVQDFSKPDYGTLTALTNQYAAMPSLHFGWSLWCGVVIAVIAPKWWMKALGLLHPLFTVSAIVATGNHWVLDAAGGALVVGAGFGLTYLLQGPRAKLAMAAATSQEPVGEKERAVG, encoded by the coding sequence GTGGCGAACGTGGAGCACAGCGGGCGACCGGCGAAGGCCTTCGGGGCGATGGCCGTCGGAGCGGTCGGGGGACGCCTGCGTGTGGCGCGCCTGGGGCTGTGGCTGGTCGCGGCGGTCCTCGCCGTACGACAGGTGGCCGTCGTCCTCAGTACGCCGAGGGGTGAGCGGCTGACCGATCTGGAGACCTGGGTCGGCCCGAACGGCGTCCTGCATGTGAAGGGTTCGCTCTACGACTCGACGCAGTTCACCGGCACACCGTTCGGCGGTCTCGTCCTCAAGCCGCTCACCAGGGCCGCCGAGCAGGCCCTCGGCTGGGGCTGGACCTTCGGCACGCTGCTGTTGGTCGTCGCGCTCGGCCTGGTCGTGGCCCGTGCACTGCCGCAGCCGGTGAGCAGAAGGACCTCGCTGCTCGCCGCGCCGGTCGCGGTCAGCCTGCTGATGCTGTCGCTGCCGGTGCGCAACGCCCTGTGGCTCGGGCAGACGAGCATCATCCCGGTCCTGCTGGTGCTGGTCGGCTGCTTCGCGGTACGCGGGGAGCGTGCCTGCGGCGTACTGATCGGTCTGGCCGCGGCGCTCCAGCCGACCGTGCTGCTCTTCGCGCCGCTGCTGTGGTTCACGGACCGCCGCAGGGCCGCCCTGTCCACCGGGATCACGTTCGTCGCGTGCACCGCGCTCGCGTGGGCCGCGATGCCGCACGACTCGTACACCTACTGGGTGCACCACATGGCGGGCACCGGTCTCGGCGGCAAGGCCGACGACCTCGCCAACCAGTCCCTGCACGGCGCGCTGCTCCGGCTCGGCCTTGAGGGCCCGCTGGAGATCGTCCTCTTCTTCACGCTGGGCACGGCGGTCGCGGTGCTCGGTGTGCGGCGCGCGGTGCGTTACGCGCGTGACGGCCAGCTGCTGCTCGCGGTGGCGATCACCGGCTGCGCGGCGATCGCGGTGTCCCCGACGACCTGGCAGCACCAGCTGCTGTGGGTGCTGCTCGCGGTCGTAGGGCGGGTCGGCAGGCGGGCCTCCGACCGGTACGTGTGGCCGGTCGCCGTCGTGCTCGTGATGACGCTGCCGGCCAGGATGATGCTGCCGAACATGTCGCAGATGTACGCCCTGCGTGACAACGTCGTCCTCCTCGCGGCCCTCCTCGCCGCGACCGTGATCCCGTTCCTGTCCCGCACGTCGGAGTACTACCGGTCGCCGATCCCGACCGAGTACGCGCCCGCGGTCCCGGCACGCCTCAAGCACGTCCCCCTACTGCCGTTCCTGCGCCGGGTCCTGACCCGCCCGAACCTCCTCCTGGAGCTCCTCCTCATCCGCGTCACGTACGCCGCCTACCAGAAGGTGCGGCTGGCGGCGACCGGCGGCAGCAACTCGGAGGGCCGGGCGACCGCCGAGCACCACGGTCACCAGATCCTGGATCTGGAGCGGTGGCTGCACATCGACGTCGAGCACTGGGTCAACCACGCGGTGGTCAAGGTCGGCTGGCTGCGCGACTTCTTCGACTTCTACTACGAGTCGTTCCACTTCGTGGTCCCGCTGACGGTCCTCGCCGTCCTCTACTGGCGCCGCCCGGTCGACTACCGCTGGGCCCGCGCCGCGCTGGGCTTCGCCACGCTCCTCGCCCTGGTCGGCTTCTGGCTCTACCCCCTGGCGCCGCCCCGCCTCCTGCCCGGCCTCGGCGTCATCGACACCGTCCACGGCGTCCAGGACTTCTCCAAGCCGGACTACGGCACCCTGACGGCACTGACCAACCAGTACGCGGCGATGCCCTCCCTGCACTTCGGCTGGTCGCTGTGGTGCGGGGTCGTCATCGCGGTCATCGCCCCCAAGTGGTGGATGAAGGCACTCGGTCTGCTCCACCCGCTCTTCACGGTCTCGGCGATCGTCGCGACGGGCAACCACTGGGTCCTGGACGCGGCGGGCGGCGCGCTCGTCGTCGGCGCCGGCTTCGGACTCACGTACCTCCTGCAGGGCCCACGAGCGAAACTGGCCATGGCGGCGGCGACCAGCCAGGAACCGGTGGGAGAGAAGGAACGGGCGGTGGGCTGA
- a CDS encoding GNAT family N-acetyltransferase, whose amino-acid sequence MTVRELRPKDEPGVTALFASCEDYFVAATGSPALPGDVQSLYYALPDGADFDQKRLLVMCRGERIVGLVDVVDRHPDAGSCSVGMFLVAPQARREGLGASVAGRLIEEAAGRGMRTVAATCPGQWEPGLGFLRSLGFEVRVPQAPEGETLGNRTRQAGETGLCTARLRLADR is encoded by the coding sequence ATGACGGTGCGTGAGCTGCGGCCAAAGGACGAGCCGGGCGTGACCGCCCTGTTCGCGTCCTGCGAGGACTACTTCGTCGCCGCGACCGGCAGTCCGGCTCTCCCGGGGGATGTGCAGAGCCTGTACTACGCCCTTCCCGACGGCGCGGACTTCGACCAGAAGCGCCTGCTGGTGATGTGCAGGGGCGAGAGGATCGTCGGCCTGGTCGATGTCGTGGACAGGCATCCCGATGCCGGGAGCTGTTCGGTGGGGATGTTTCTCGTTGCCCCCCAGGCCCGGCGTGAGGGGCTGGGCGCGAGCGTCGCGGGCCGCCTGATCGAGGAGGCGGCCGGGCGCGGGATGCGGACGGTGGCCGCCACGTGCCCGGGACAGTGGGAGCCGGGGCTGGGGTTCCTGCGGAGCCTGGGGTTCGAGGTTCGTGTGCCGCAGGCCCCGGAGGGCGAGACGCTGGGCAATCGGACGCGGCAGGCCGGGGAGACCGGCCTGTGCACGGCGAGGTTGCGGCTCGCGGACCGATGA
- a CDS encoding pyridoxamine 5'-phosphate oxidase family protein: protein MSSGTDRGDIVRGIVDANLYMVLATADEDGRPWSSPVYFAHEGCREFFWVSSPGALHSRNIAVRPEVAVSVFDSSAPIGTGQGVYMAAVAGAVAGPDAERAIEVFSRRSRRHGGRVWTLDDVHGDSGMRLYRAVAHDHSILAKDGRPDHRIPADPG, encoded by the coding sequence ATGAGTTCCGGCACGGACCGCGGTGACATCGTGCGCGGCATCGTCGACGCGAACCTGTACATGGTCCTCGCCACCGCCGATGAGGACGGGCGGCCGTGGAGTTCGCCCGTCTACTTCGCCCACGAGGGGTGCCGCGAGTTCTTCTGGGTGTCGTCGCCGGGGGCCCTGCATTCCCGCAATATCGCCGTGCGGCCCGAGGTGGCAGTCTCGGTCTTCGACTCGTCGGCGCCGATCGGGACGGGGCAGGGGGTGTACATGGCCGCGGTCGCCGGGGCCGTGGCGGGCCCGGACGCCGAGCGTGCGATCGAGGTGTTCTCCCGCCGGTCCCGGCGGCACGGCGGAAGGGTCTGGACGCTCGACGACGTACACGGCGACTCCGGTATGCGGCTGTACCGGGCGGTCGCCCACGACCACTCGATCCTCGCCAAGGACGGCCGGCCGGACCATCGCATCCCGGCCGACCCCGGCTGA
- a CDS encoding steroid 3-ketoacyl-CoA thiolase yields the protein MAAEPVIVEAVRTPIGRRGGALANLHPAYLLGETYRELLGRTGIPADAVEQIVGGTVTHAGEQSMNPARTAWLTMGLPYETAATTVDCQCGSSQQASHMTANMIAAGVIDVGISCGVEAMSRVPLGSGSKHGPGKPFPDEWNVDLPNQFEAAERIARHRGLTRENVDSLGLISQERAAVAWAEERFKKETFAVQVPTTEDEQRAGQGMWRLVDRDEGLRDTSMEALAGLKPVMPTAIHTAGNSSQISDGAAAIMWASKRMARALKLKPRARIVAQALVGADPHFHLDGPIDATRTVLGKAGMTLRDIDVVEINEAFASVVLSWAQVFEQDLEKVNVNGGAIALGHPVGATGARLITTALNELERTDKEFALITMCAGGGLATGTIIQRL from the coding sequence ATGGCCGCGGAACCCGTGATCGTCGAGGCCGTACGTACTCCCATCGGCAGGCGCGGCGGAGCGCTCGCCAACCTGCATCCCGCCTACCTCCTGGGCGAGACCTACCGTGAACTCCTCGGCCGCACCGGCATCCCCGCCGACGCGGTCGAACAGATCGTCGGCGGCACGGTGACGCATGCCGGCGAACAGTCCATGAACCCCGCGCGCACGGCCTGGCTCACGATGGGTCTGCCGTACGAGACGGCGGCGACGACGGTCGACTGCCAGTGCGGTTCCTCGCAGCAGGCCTCGCACATGACCGCCAACATGATCGCGGCCGGCGTCATCGACGTCGGTATCTCGTGCGGCGTCGAGGCGATGTCGCGGGTGCCGCTGGGGTCGGGATCGAAGCACGGGCCGGGCAAGCCGTTCCCCGACGAGTGGAACGTGGACCTGCCGAACCAGTTCGAGGCGGCGGAGCGTATCGCCCGTCATCGCGGGCTGACGCGCGAGAACGTCGACTCACTCGGCCTCATCTCGCAGGAACGGGCCGCGGTCGCCTGGGCGGAGGAGCGCTTCAAGAAGGAGACGTTCGCCGTCCAGGTGCCCACCACCGAGGACGAGCAGCGTGCCGGGCAGGGCATGTGGCGACTCGTCGACCGGGACGAGGGGCTGCGCGACACGTCGATGGAGGCGCTGGCGGGCCTGAAGCCGGTCATGCCGACGGCGATCCATACGGCCGGCAACTCGTCGCAGATCTCTGACGGCGCGGCGGCCATCATGTGGGCCTCGAAGCGGATGGCGCGGGCGCTGAAGCTGAAGCCACGGGCGCGGATCGTGGCACAGGCGTTGGTCGGCGCCGACCCGCACTTCCACCTCGACGGTCCGATCGACGCGACGCGCACTGTGCTGGGCAAGGCCGGGATGACGCTGAGGGACATCGACGTCGTCGAGATCAACGAGGCCTTCGCCTCAGTGGTGTTGAGCTGGGCCCAGGTCTTCGAGCAGGACCTGGAGAAGGTCAACGTCAACGGCGGTGCGATCGCGCTCGGGCATCCCGTGGGGGCGACGGGAGCGCGGCTCATCACGACGGCGCTTAATGAACTGGAGCGCACGGACAAGGAGTTCGCGCTCATCACCATGTGCGCGGGCGGCGGCCTGGCCACCGGGACCATCATCCAACGGCTGTAG
- a CDS encoding helix-turn-helix transcriptional regulator: protein MTHINILDPGASPLDYYGYELRRHREAAGLTQRQLGDIVNYTGSLVGQIETARKLPTREFSERSDAALGTGGALSRLVELVMRSQLPGWFRQVAELEARATEICTFHTHLVHGLLQTKTYARAVLGALDRTDLEDRTAVRLARQRIFQKEEPPVFWAVISEAALRQEIGGPEVVRGQLAQLLSFEENPRINIQILPFSAGVHAGLQGSFDLFRFASDPAIVYTESYGSGHPTANPDTIKDCSLRYDHLRAAALSLTDTAELIRRVMEERYGEPRDSVA, encoded by the coding sequence GTGACCCACATCAACATCCTCGACCCGGGGGCCTCGCCGCTCGATTACTACGGCTATGAGCTGCGGCGGCATCGAGAGGCGGCCGGGCTGACGCAACGGCAGCTCGGGGACATCGTCAACTACACCGGATCGCTGGTTGGACAGATCGAGACTGCCCGGAAGCTGCCGACGCGGGAGTTCAGCGAGCGCTCGGATGCGGCGCTGGGGACGGGCGGGGCGCTGTCGCGGCTCGTCGAGTTGGTGATGCGGAGTCAACTGCCGGGGTGGTTCCGGCAGGTGGCGGAGCTGGAGGCGCGGGCCACAGAGATCTGCACCTTCCACACGCACCTGGTCCACGGCCTCCTGCAGACCAAGACGTACGCACGCGCCGTGCTCGGGGCACTGGACCGGACCGACCTTGAGGACCGCACCGCCGTACGGCTCGCACGTCAGCGAATCTTCCAGAAGGAAGAGCCACCGGTCTTCTGGGCCGTGATCAGTGAGGCCGCACTGCGCCAGGAGATCGGCGGTCCGGAAGTCGTGCGAGGCCAACTGGCACAACTGTTGTCCTTCGAAGAGAACCCCCGGATCAACATCCAGATCCTGCCGTTCTCAGCCGGGGTGCACGCGGGACTACAGGGCTCGTTCGACCTCTTCCGCTTCGCGAGCGATCCGGCCATCGTCTATACCGAAAGCTATGGCAGCGGGCATCCAACCGCGAATCCGGACACCATCAAGGACTGTTCGCTCCGTTACGATCATCTGCGGGCCGCCGCACTCTCCCTCACGGACACGGCGGAGCTGATCCGGCGAGTGATGGAGGAACGCTATGGAGAACCACGCGACTCAGTGGCGTAA
- a CDS encoding response regulator transcription factor encodes MDWDADVWRGRDAVRAQAWTDAYDVLARADAERPLDTPDVELFAEAADMLGRCDDAVGLLRRAYTAYAEAGAVGAALRCAYWLCKALAWGGEFARSGAWLARARRLAATDPGCPECAYLLMLEAELHFRAGEPEQMLDTARRLSEVVAPRADADLAAGTAMTLGLALVSNGQVAAGLAELDEAMVAVAGGGPTARCTGMIYCVVIGTCQDLQELRRAQEWSEALAEWCAAQPDFTGAYRGLCRVHRVVLLQLGGAWPDAVREARLACTQLTAGYGGQVAGGAFYQLAELHRLRGDFTEAEQAYRDTLHHGWDAQPGLALLWLTRGRAEAATAAIRRALAETTEPMRRARLLPAAVEILLAEGEAGAIEAARAADELEDIAAVHRAAALRAMAGHAQGAVLLAEGAAGQALPPLREAGRIWRELDVPYEAARVGVAIGLACRALGDEDSAGWELDAARQVFERLGAVPDIGRVERLTVGAEYRHPTLSPRELEVVRLIARGHTNHTIATELVLSEKTVARHVSNIFGKLDVTSRTAAAAYAFQHGLVQRDTPA; translated from the coding sequence ATGGACTGGGACGCGGATGTCTGGCGGGGGCGGGATGCGGTACGGGCCCAGGCCTGGACCGATGCGTACGACGTACTCGCCCGGGCCGATGCGGAGCGCCCCCTCGACACCCCCGACGTCGAGTTGTTCGCCGAGGCCGCCGACATGCTGGGGCGGTGTGACGATGCCGTGGGGCTGCTGCGGCGGGCCTACACCGCGTATGCCGAGGCCGGGGCCGTGGGGGCGGCGCTGCGGTGTGCGTACTGGCTGTGCAAGGCGTTGGCGTGGGGCGGCGAGTTCGCGCGGTCGGGCGCCTGGCTGGCCCGCGCACGACGACTGGCGGCCACCGATCCCGGCTGCCCGGAGTGCGCCTACCTGCTCATGCTGGAGGCCGAGCTGCACTTCCGGGCGGGCGAGCCGGAACAGATGCTCGACACCGCCCGCCGGCTGAGCGAGGTCGTCGCACCCCGCGCGGACGCCGACCTCGCGGCCGGTACGGCGATGACGCTGGGCCTCGCCCTGGTCAGCAACGGGCAGGTGGCGGCCGGGCTCGCCGAGCTGGACGAGGCGATGGTCGCCGTCGCCGGCGGCGGGCCCACCGCCCGCTGCACCGGAATGATCTACTGCGTCGTCATCGGCACCTGCCAGGACCTCCAGGAACTGCGCCGCGCCCAGGAGTGGAGCGAAGCCCTGGCCGAGTGGTGCGCGGCCCAGCCCGACTTCACCGGCGCCTACCGCGGCCTGTGCCGCGTGCACCGCGTCGTGCTGCTCCAGCTCGGCGGCGCCTGGCCGGACGCCGTCCGCGAGGCCCGTCTGGCCTGCACCCAGCTCACCGCGGGCTACGGCGGACAGGTCGCCGGCGGTGCCTTCTACCAACTGGCCGAACTGCACCGCCTGCGCGGCGACTTCACCGAGGCGGAGCAAGCCTACCGGGACACCCTCCACCACGGCTGGGACGCCCAGCCCGGCCTCGCCCTCCTGTGGCTGACCCGCGGCCGTGCCGAGGCGGCGACGGCGGCGATCCGCCGGGCGCTGGCCGAGACGACCGAGCCGATGCGCAGGGCGCGTCTGCTGCCCGCCGCGGTGGAGATCCTGCTCGCGGAGGGTGAGGCGGGCGCGATCGAGGCAGCCCGGGCCGCCGATGAGCTGGAGGACATCGCCGCCGTCCACCGTGCAGCCGCCCTGCGGGCCATGGCCGGGCATGCCCAGGGAGCGGTGCTGCTGGCCGAGGGCGCGGCGGGCCAGGCCCTGCCCCCGCTCCGGGAGGCCGGGCGGATCTGGCGCGAGCTGGACGTGCCGTACGAGGCCGCGCGTGTCGGGGTGGCGATCGGGCTGGCCTGCCGGGCGCTCGGCGACGAGGACTCGGCCGGCTGGGAGCTGGACGCGGCGCGGCAGGTCTTCGAGCGGCTCGGCGCCGTCCCGGACATCGGAAGGGTCGAGCGTCTGACCGTGGGTGCGGAGTACCGGCACCCGACGCTCTCACCCCGCGAACTCGAAGTCGTACGGCTCATCGCCCGCGGCCACACCAACCACACCATCGCCACCGAGCTGGTCCTCAGCGAGAAGACCGTCGCCCGGCACGTCAGCAACATCTTCGGCAAGCTCGACGTCACCTCGCGCACCGCCGCGGCCGCCTACGCCTTCCAGCACGGACTCGTGCAGCGAGACACACCTGCGTAG
- a CDS encoding DUF397 domain-containing protein: MENHATQWRKSSYSSDQGGNCIECTLLGPVAWRKSSYSGDQGGSCVECAPLGQLAWRKSTHSSDQGGQCVEIAQTPCPAIAVRDSKTPAGPVLSFRPDAFRQFVAWGASTAVG, encoded by the coding sequence ATGGAGAACCACGCGACTCAGTGGCGTAAGTCCAGCTACAGCAGCGACCAGGGCGGCAATTGCATCGAGTGCACCCTGCTCGGCCCTGTCGCCTGGCGTAAGTCCAGCTATAGCGGCGACCAGGGCGGCTCATGCGTCGAATGCGCGCCGCTCGGCCAACTGGCCTGGCGAAAGTCCACGCACAGCAGTGACCAGGGCGGCCAGTGCGTCGAAATCGCCCAAACCCCCTGCCCCGCCATCGCCGTCCGCGATTCAAAGACCCCCGCCGGGCCGGTGCTCTCGTTCCGGCCCGACGCGTTCCGTCAGTTCGTCGCTTGGGGCGCGTCTACAGCCGTTGGATGA
- a CDS encoding cytochrome P450, translated as MPCPALPDGFDFTDPDLLHHRVPLPEFAELRRAEPVRWIPQSANLAGFQDEGYWAVTRHADVKYVSTHPELYSSYLNTAIIRFNEHIERDAIDAQRLILLNMDPPEHTRVRQIVQRVFTPRAIRALEERLRDRAHAIAREAGARPGPFDFVTEVACELPLQAIAELIGIPQDDRAKIFDWSNKMISYDDPEYAITEEVGAESATELITYAMNMAADRKQCPAKDIVTTLVAAEDEGNLNSDEFGFFVLMLAVAGNETTRNAITHGMHAFLTHPEQWELYKRERPQTAAEEIVRWATPVNSFQRTATQDTELGGKLIRKGDRVGIFYASANHDPEVFTDPDTFDITRDPNPHLGFGGGGPHYCLGKSLAVLEIDLIFNAIADALPNLTLTGDPSRLRSAWINGVKHLRVEVA; from the coding sequence ATGCCCTGTCCCGCTCTTCCCGACGGGTTCGACTTCACCGACCCGGACCTGCTGCACCACCGTGTGCCCCTGCCGGAGTTCGCCGAGCTGCGCCGGGCCGAACCGGTGCGCTGGATCCCGCAGTCGGCCAACCTCGCCGGCTTCCAGGACGAGGGTTACTGGGCGGTCACCCGGCACGCCGACGTCAAGTACGTCTCGACACATCCGGAGCTGTACTCCTCGTACCTCAACACGGCGATCATCCGCTTCAACGAGCACATCGAGCGCGACGCCATCGACGCCCAGCGGCTGATCCTGCTGAACATGGACCCGCCGGAGCACACCCGGGTCCGCCAGATCGTGCAGCGCGTGTTCACTCCGCGCGCCATACGGGCGCTGGAGGAACGGCTGCGCGACCGCGCCCATGCCATCGCGCGGGAGGCCGGTGCGCGCCCCGGCCCCTTCGACTTCGTCACCGAGGTCGCCTGCGAACTGCCTTTGCAGGCCATCGCCGAGCTGATCGGCATCCCGCAGGACGACCGGGCCAAGATCTTCGACTGGTCCAACAAGATGATCTCGTACGACGATCCGGAGTACGCGATCACCGAGGAGGTCGGCGCCGAGTCGGCGACCGAACTCATCACCTACGCCATGAACATGGCCGCGGACCGGAAGCAGTGCCCCGCGAAGGACATCGTCACCACGCTGGTGGCGGCCGAGGACGAAGGCAACCTCAACTCCGACGAGTTCGGGTTCTTCGTGCTGATGCTGGCCGTGGCGGGCAACGAGACCACCCGCAACGCCATCACCCACGGCATGCACGCCTTCCTCACCCACCCCGAGCAGTGGGAGCTGTACAAGAGGGAGCGTCCGCAGACGGCGGCCGAGGAGATCGTGCGCTGGGCCACCCCGGTCAACTCCTTCCAGCGCACGGCCACTCAGGACACCGAACTGGGCGGGAAGCTGATCAGGAAGGGCGACCGGGTCGGCATCTTCTACGCCTCCGCCAACCACGACCCCGAGGTCTTCACGGACCCGGACACCTTCGACATCACCCGCGACCCCAACCCGCACCTCGGCTTCGGCGGCGGAGGCCCGCACTACTGCCTCGGCAAGTCCCTGGCCGTCCTGGAGATCGACCTCATCTTCAACGCGATCGCCGACGCCCTGCCGAACCTCACCCTGACCGGCGACCCGAGTCGCCTGCGCTCCGCGTGGATCAACGGCGTGAAGCACCTCCGGGTCGAGGTGGCCTGA
- a CDS encoding ATP-binding protein, whose translation MSLTAGEHSARHIRRIVRSLLDEWELAELTDAVELGVTELVANVVRHVPDRRCVLLLLRSAAGVRVEVADSCPQLPCVSAELSLEAEGGRGLVLLDAVVDKWGVGPAAGGGKTVWFECVR comes from the coding sequence CTGAGCCTCACCGCAGGCGAACACTCCGCCCGGCACATCCGCCGTATCGTCCGCTCGCTGCTCGACGAGTGGGAGCTGGCGGAGCTGACCGACGCCGTGGAGCTCGGTGTGACCGAACTGGTCGCCAACGTCGTACGCCATGTTCCGGACCGGCGCTGTGTGCTGCTGCTGTTGCGGTCGGCGGCGGGAGTCAGGGTGGAGGTGGCGGACAGCTGTCCTCAACTGCCTTGTGTTTCAGCTGAGTTGTCGCTGGAGGCGGAGGGCGGGCGCGGGCTCGTGCTGCTCGACGCCGTGGTCGACAAATGGGGTGTGGGTCCGGCGGCCGGGGGTGGTAAGACGGTGTGGTTCGAGTGCGTGAGATGA
- the proP gene encoding glycine betaine/L-proline transporter ProP yields the protein MASATFTAPPVRAGTSTSARPVTTTDPALVRRAVKAAALGNAMEWFDFGVYSYIAVTLGKVFFPSGNPTAQLLSTFGAFAAAFLVRPVGGMVFGPLGDRIGRQKVLAVTMIMMAAGTFAIGLIPSYATIGVGAPLLLLLARLVQGFSTGGEYAGASTFIAEYAPDKRRGFLGSWLEFGTLAGYVGGAGLVTLMTALLSADDLLSWGWRIPFMIAGPMGIIGLYLRMRLEETPAFAAEVEKAEAGRPKAPLREMITGQWRALLLCMGLVLVFNVTDYMLLSYMPSYLTGELKYDETHGLLVVLGVMVLMMVVQPFAGALTDRIGRRPVIAAGCAGFLFLSVPAILLIRQGSLAAVALGMGALGLLLVCFTAAMPSALPALFPTRVRYGSLSIGFNVSVSLFGGTTPLVVTALIGATGNMMMPAYYMMAAAVVGGAAVWFMAESAGKPLPGSAPAVEAPARQK from the coding sequence TTGGCGTCCGCCACATTCACCGCTCCCCCCGTACGCGCCGGCACCTCCACCTCCGCCCGGCCGGTCACCACCACCGACCCCGCTCTCGTCCGCCGCGCCGTGAAGGCCGCCGCGCTGGGCAACGCGATGGAGTGGTTCGACTTCGGTGTCTACAGCTACATCGCGGTGACGCTGGGCAAGGTCTTCTTCCCGTCCGGCAACCCCACCGCCCAGCTCCTGTCGACGTTCGGCGCCTTCGCCGCGGCCTTCCTTGTCCGCCCCGTCGGCGGCATGGTCTTCGGCCCGCTCGGCGACCGGATCGGCCGCCAGAAGGTCCTCGCGGTGACGATGATCATGATGGCGGCGGGCACCTTCGCGATCGGCCTGATCCCGTCGTACGCCACGATCGGCGTCGGCGCCCCGCTGCTGCTGCTCCTGGCGCGTCTCGTCCAGGGGTTCTCGACCGGCGGTGAGTACGCCGGCGCCTCGACCTTCATCGCCGAGTACGCGCCGGACAAGCGGCGCGGCTTCCTGGGCAGCTGGCTGGAGTTCGGCACGCTGGCCGGCTACGTCGGCGGCGCGGGCCTGGTCACCCTGATGACCGCGCTGCTGTCCGCCGACGACCTGCTGTCCTGGGGCTGGCGCATCCCGTTCATGATCGCGGGTCCGATGGGCATCATCGGCCTGTATCTGCGGATGCGGCTGGAGGAGACCCCGGCCTTCGCGGCGGAGGTCGAGAAGGCGGAGGCCGGCCGCCCGAAGGCCCCGCTGCGCGAGATGATCACCGGCCAGTGGCGCGCGCTGCTGCTGTGCATGGGCCTGGTCCTGGTCTTCAACGTCACCGACTACATGCTGCTGTCGTACATGCCGAGCTACCTGACCGGTGAGCTCAAGTACGACGAGACGCACGGTCTGCTCGTGGTGCTCGGCGTGATGGTGCTGATGATGGTCGTCCAGCCCTTCGCGGGCGCCCTGACCGACCGAATCGGCCGCCGCCCGGTGATCGCGGCGGGCTGCGCGGGCTTCCTGTTCCTCTCCGTCCCGGCGATCCTGCTGATCCGCCAGGGCAGCCTGGCGGCGGTCGCGCTGGGCATGGGGGCGCTGGGTCTGCTCCTGGTCTGCTTCACGGCCGCGATGCCCTCGGCCCTCCCGGCCCTGTTCCCGACCCGGGTCCGCTACGGCTCCCTGTCGATCGGCTTCAACGTGTCGGTGTCCCTGTTCGGCGGCACGACCCCGCTGGTGGTCACGGCCCTGATCGGCGCGACCGGCAACATGATGATGCCCGCGTACTACATGATGGCGGCGGCGGTCGTCGGCGGTGCCGCGGTGTGGTTCATGGCCGAGTCCGCGGGCAAGCCCCTGCCGGGGTCGGCGCCCGCGGTGGAGGCTCCCGCGAGGCAGAAGTAG